In Wolinella succinogenes DSM 1740, a single genomic region encodes these proteins:
- a CDS encoding alanine/glycine:cation symporter family protein, with product MEILENLVSSIASFVWGVPMLVLLVGTGIYLTILLRGVQFRALGHAFRLIFHKEPHSEGEISHFSALTTALAATVGIGNIVGVATAISMGGPGAVFWMWVTGLVGMATKYAEAVLAVKYRQSGAMGFKGGPMYYITEGLKLKWLGVLFAVFTVFASFGIGNMTQANAVSSVLFSSMEIPAWVSGFVMLVLTALVILGGIKSIGKFTAFLVPFMIVVYTTTAIAILVMHADKILPVFGDIFYYAFNPHAASGGFVGAMVASAIRYGLARGVFSNESGLGSAPIAAAAAKTNDPVKQALVSMTQTFIDTLVVCTMTAVVILSAPQWLEGVSAGELTLRSFEHYLGGFGASVVILATVLFGYSTILGWSYYGEKAFEFLFGHKKIKLFRAIFVSFIIVGAMVKLEFVWNFSDMANGLMAIPNLIALLLLSKVIKAETDRYFSTKA from the coding sequence ATGGAAATCTTGGAGAATCTGGTCTCATCGATTGCCTCATTTGTTTGGGGTGTGCCGATGTTGGTTTTGTTGGTGGGGACAGGAATCTATCTCACGATTCTGCTTAGAGGGGTGCAGTTTAGAGCTTTGGGGCACGCCTTTAGGCTTATTTTTCATAAAGAGCCTCACTCTGAAGGAGAGATCAGCCACTTCTCTGCGCTCACCACGGCGCTTGCTGCGACGGTGGGAATCGGGAATATCGTAGGCGTGGCTACAGCCATCAGCATGGGGGGACCAGGAGCGGTCTTTTGGATGTGGGTGACAGGGCTAGTCGGGATGGCGACCAAATACGCCGAGGCGGTCTTGGCAGTGAAGTATCGCCAAAGTGGAGCGATGGGCTTTAAGGGAGGGCCGATGTATTACATCACCGAGGGATTGAAGCTCAAATGGCTAGGCGTTCTCTTTGCGGTGTTCACGGTTTTTGCCTCTTTTGGGATTGGCAATATGACTCAAGCCAATGCCGTCTCTTCAGTGCTTTTCTCTAGTATGGAGATTCCCGCTTGGGTCTCAGGCTTTGTGATGTTAGTCCTCACTGCGCTTGTGATTCTTGGCGGAATCAAGAGCATTGGTAAATTCACTGCCTTTTTGGTGCCCTTCATGATTGTGGTTTACACCACAACAGCCATCGCTATTTTGGTGATGCACGCGGATAAGATTCTCCCTGTGTTTGGCGACATATTTTATTATGCTTTCAACCCTCACGCTGCCTCAGGAGGCTTTGTTGGAGCGATGGTGGCTAGCGCGATTCGTTATGGTTTGGCGCGCGGGGTTTTCTCTAACGAATCAGGTCTAGGTTCTGCGCCCATTGCAGCAGCGGCGGCCAAGACCAATGACCCTGTGAAGCAGGCACTCGTCTCTATGACTCAGACCTTTATTGACACGCTGGTGGTCTGCACCATGACCGCGGTGGTGATTTTGAGTGCTCCCCAGTGGCTAGAAGGGGTGAGTGCGGGCGAGCTGACCCTAAGGAGCTTTGAGCACTATCTTGGAGGATTTGGCGCCAGCGTGGTGATTCTTGCGACCGTGCTTTTTGGCTACTCGACCATTCTTGGCTGGAGCTACTACGGAGAGAAGGCGTTTGAGTTTCTCTTTGGACATAAAAAAATCAAGCTCTTCAGGGCGATTTTTGTCTCCTTTATCATTGTGGGAGCGATGGTGAAGCTGGAGTTTGTCTGGAATTTCTCCGACATGGCCAATGGCCTCATGGCGATTCCTAACCTCATCGCGCTCTTGCTCCTCTCCAAGGTGATCAAAGCCGAGACGGATCGCTATTTTTCGACCAAGGCATAA
- the ispG gene encoding flavodoxin-dependent (E)-4-hydroxy-3-methylbut-2-enyl-diphosphate synthase has translation MVRERSILQERVKTKKIFVGDVAIGGDAPISVQSMTFSKTADIGATKAQIDRLALAGCDIVRVAVSDHEDANALKELKRLSPLPLVADIHFRYKLALIAAQSVDCIRINPGNIGSKEKIKAVADACAERGIPIRIGVNGGSLEEMFEQKYGATPRGMVESALYNIKLLEDFGFANIKVSLKASDVERTVLAYRELRPLVEYPFHLGVTEAGTLFHSMIKSSMALGGLLLEGIGDTMRVSITGELEQEVEVARAILKYSGRQKEGVYLISCPTCGRIEADLVSAVKRVEERVKHIRAPLQISVMGCAVNALGEAKHADIAIAFGRGDGLIIKKGEILCKLPEEELVDRLVEEAEKLEREYLEDSFKN, from the coding sequence ATGGTAAGGGAGCGCTCTATTTTGCAAGAGAGAGTGAAAACAAAAAAGATATTTGTTGGTGATGTTGCGATTGGGGGTGATGCGCCCATTTCGGTGCAGTCAATGACCTTTAGTAAAACAGCGGATATTGGAGCGACCAAGGCACAAATTGATCGTCTTGCGTTGGCGGGATGCGATATTGTGCGCGTAGCCGTAAGCGACCATGAGGATGCCAACGCGCTTAAGGAGCTTAAGCGTCTGAGTCCTCTGCCTTTAGTGGCGGATATTCACTTTCGTTATAAGCTCGCCCTCATCGCTGCTCAAAGCGTGGATTGTATCCGCATCAACCCTGGAAATATTGGCTCTAAAGAGAAGATCAAAGCGGTGGCGGATGCGTGTGCTGAGCGAGGGATTCCTATTCGAATCGGAGTGAATGGGGGAAGCTTGGAGGAGATGTTTGAGCAAAAATATGGTGCCACTCCCAGGGGAATGGTGGAATCAGCGCTCTATAATATTAAACTTTTAGAGGATTTTGGATTCGCCAATATTAAAGTTTCACTTAAAGCGAGTGATGTGGAGCGCACGGTTTTAGCTTATCGCGAGCTGCGTCCTTTGGTGGAATATCCCTTCCATTTGGGGGTGACGGAGGCGGGCACGCTTTTTCATTCAATGATCAAGAGTTCTATGGCGCTAGGGGGGCTTCTTTTAGAGGGAATCGGCGATACGATGCGTGTCTCTATCACGGGTGAGTTAGAGCAAGAGGTCGAGGTGGCGCGGGCGATTCTTAAATATTCGGGGCGACAGAAAGAGGGGGTCTATCTCATCTCTTGCCCTACTTGCGGAAGAATTGAAGCCGATCTAGTGAGCGCGGTGAAGCGCGTGGAGGAGCGCGTGAAGCATATTAGAGCGCCGCTTCAAATCTCTGTCATGGGGTGTGCGGTGAATGCGCTTGGAGAGGCCAAGCACGCTGACATCGCCATCGCCTTTGGGCGTGGAGATGGGCTTATTATCAAAAAAGGGGAGATACTCTGCAAACTCCCTGAAGAAGAGCTAGTCGATCGGCTTGTGGAAGAGGCGGAGAAGCTAGAGCGCGAATATTTGGAAGATTCATTTAAAAATTAA